In Trifolium pratense cultivar HEN17-A07 linkage group LG7, ARS_RC_1.1, whole genome shotgun sequence, a genomic segment contains:
- the LOC123894399 gene encoding DEAD-box ATP-dependent RNA helicase 8-like → MMNNNNRARYPPPGIGPGRGGSNPNVNLNQNPNQSPNLNHQFQQRAPYNHHNQQQQNQQQQNQFQQQQQQFYAQRQRQQQQQQQQQQQQQQQWLRRAQLGGSESNAVADEVEKTVQSEAIDSSSQDWKARLKIPPADTRYRTEDVTATKGNEFEDYFLKRELLMGIYEKGFERPSPIQEESIPIALTGSDILARAKNGTGKTAAFCIPALEKIDQDNNVIQVVILVPTRELALQTSQVCKELGKHLKIQVMVTTGGTSLKDDIMRLYQPVHLLVGTPGRILDLAKKGVCVLKDCSMLVMDEADKLLSPEFQPSIQQLINFLPTNRQILMFSATFPVTVKDFKDRFLHKPYVINLMDELTLKGITQFYAFVEERQKVHCLNTLFSKLQINQSIIFCNSVNRVELLAKKITELGYSCFYIHAKMLQDHRNRVFHDFRNGACRNLVCTDLFTRGIDIQAVNVVINFDFPKNSETYLHRVGRSGRFGHLGLAVNLITYEDRFNLYRIEQELGTEIKQIPPHIDQAFYCR, encoded by the exons ATGATGAACAATAACAATAGAGCGAGATATCCACCACCTGGGATTGGTCCTGGACGTGGTGGTTCGAATCCCAACGTGAATCTgaaccaaaacccaaaccagAGCCCTAATTTGAACCATCAGTTTCAGCAAAGAGCACCTTATAATCACCATAACCAGCAACAACAGAACCAACAACAACAGAATCAGTtccagcagcagcagcaacaattCTATGCGCAGAGACAAAGGCAgcagcaacagcagcagcagcaacaacaacaacaacaacaacagtgGCTGAGAAGGGCGCAGTTGGGTGGTTCAGAATCGAATGCTGTTGCCGATGAAGTCGAGAAGACCGTGCAATCGGAAGCCATTGACTCGAG TTCTCAAGACTGGAAGGCAAGACTAAAGATTCCGCCAGCTGATACACGTTATAGGACAGAG GATGTGACAGCAACTAAAGGAAATGAATTTGAAGATTACTTTTTGAAACGTGAGCTGCTCATGGGAATATATGAGAAGGGTTTTGAAAGACCTTCCCCTATCCAAGAAGAAAGCATTCCAATTGCTCTCACCGGCAGTGACATTCTTGCCAGGGCAAAAAATGGAACTGGCAAAACAGCTGCATTTTGCATTCCTGCATTGGAAAAAATTGATCAGGATAATAATGTTATTCAAG TTGTTATCTTGGTCCCAACACGAGAATTGGCTTTGCAAACATCTCAAGTGTGTAAAGAGCTTGGAAAACATCTGAAAATCCAAGTTATGGTTACAACAGGCGGTACCAGTCTAAAAGATGACATAATGCGTTTATATCAACCGGTTCATCTACTGGTTGGAACCCCAGGAAGGATATTAGATCTTGCGAAGAAGGGTGTTTGCGTTCTTAAGGATTGCTCCATGCTTGTCATGGATGAG GCTGATAAGCTGCTCTCTCCAGAGTTCCAGCCCTCAATTCAACAGCTGATTAATTTTCTCCCTACAAACCGTCAAATCCTGATGTTTTCAGCAACATTTCCTGTTACTGTGAAGGACTTCAAAGATAGGTTTCTTCATAAACCATATGTCATTAACCTTATGGATGAGCTCACTCTGAAGGGTATTACACAATTTTATGCATTTGTGGAAGAGAGACAGAAAGTCCACTGCTTAAATACTCTATTTTCGAAg CTGCAAATAAACCAGTCAATTATCTTTTGCAATTCAGTGAATCGGGTTGAACTTCTTGCCAAGAAAATCACTGAACTTGGGTATTCATGCTTCTATATTCACGCAAAGATGTTGCAAGACCACCGTAATAGAGTATTTCATGATTTCCGCAATGGTGCATGCCGAAATCTTGTCTGTACTG ATCTTTTTACTAGGGGAATAGACATCCAAGCAGTTAATGTTGTTATTAACTTCGATTTTCCCAAGAACTCAGAAACTTATTTGCACAGG GTTGGTCGTTCAGGGAGGTTTGGCCACCTTGGTTTAGCAGTGAACTTGATCACTTATGAGGACCGCTTTAATTT ATATAGGATTGAACAAGAACTTGGCACTGAAATAAAGCAAATTCCGCCACACATTGATCAAGCATTTTATTGTCGGTGA
- the LOC123894401 gene encoding 28S ribosomal protein S33, mitochondrial-like — MASVGLKKILTLAIGDGLSSARANIFGHLLNPTGKKSGHKIYRMKLFGEKVAQWYPHDINKDDPLVMARQQQERLSKLEMLKRRGKGPPKKGQGRRAAKRNK, encoded by the exons ATGGCTAGCGTTGGTTTGAAGAAGATTTTAACCTTGGCAATCGGCGACGGATTATCTTCAGCACGAGCCAACATATTTGGTCATCTATTGAACCCAACGGGGAAGAAATCTGGGCACAAAATTTACCGCATGAAATTGTTTGGTGAAAAAGTTGCTCAATGGTACCCTCATGATATCAACAAAGATGACCCTCTTGTTATGGCTCGTCAACAACAAGA ACGCTTATCGAAGCTTGAAATGTTGAAGCGTCGGGGAAAAGGGCCACCAAAGAAGGGACAGGGAAGGCGTGCTGCAAAGCGCAACAAATAA
- the LOC123894400 gene encoding uncharacterized protein LOC123894400 — protein sequence MKPNRNINKIMNRKKTPISSLTRNQLYSPSPNLSFGRNLTKNELGGVVFGCKNMTINECLNKQLFGLPAAHYSYVKNIHPGLPLFLFNYSDRTLHGIFEAAGDGRMYIDRYAWTNDGSDVTQFPAQVRIRLQLHCRPLTEEKFKHIIAENYYMHNHFWFELDHGQTSRLIALLRPLAITPAKSAKPSPFAPAKSGPANYVPQNTNRATVSRPLPSHDPSWKSKTFKMLESELEEHHSTRSSMISGSNDSDLLDECFKPLDTLDTRSTDKEEAAPNEKDLAWMKLKEFAVARENQNLSWDNNVTDTPYAGENWSEEKHSEDKEENPSSPLQKEESSSYPSEKEENSSSPFEHQFDIAQLVQEIKALADFKTTQAEKNNYLEQKLIEAELQIQLLKDRCALLESTHDIPPTNVEEKVISPTAELHLDAKDSFYLIGGSYGESSIAHMDMFCTSQNVIKSLKPMNCLRSYASVVEFNGQIYVFGGGDDRVWFDSVESYNPISDNWTLCPSMNRKKGSLSGAALNDKIFAVGGGNGLESFSDVEMLDFDIGRWIPTRSMLDKRFTLAAVELNGAIYATGGYDGNYYLNSAERFDPREHAWSKIANMNTNRGCHAMVVLNEKLYTLGGFDGETMVSSVEVFDPRLEKWMVEEAIMNHARGYFAAATVKDSIFVIGGVNGCQTMVDTVENYEEGKGWKEVYTSPNMKRSFMSAIACSH from the exons ATGAAGCCTAATCGGAATATTAACAA GATCATGAATAGGAAGAAAACACCAATTTCTTCTTTGACTAGGAATCAGCTTTATTCTCCTAGTCCAAATCTATCCTTTGGAAGgaatttgacaaaaaatgagCTTGGTGGTGTCGTATTTGGTTGCAAGAATATGACGATTAACGAATGTTTAAACAAACAACTATTTG GCTTACCTGCTGCACACTACTCCTATGTGAAGAATATTCATCCTGGGCTGCCTCTCTTCCTGTTTAACTATAGTGACAGGACGCTTCATGGAATTTTTGAGGCGGCGGGTGATGGAAGAATGTATATCGACCGCTATGCATGGACCAATGACGGTTCAGATGTAACACAGTTTCCGGCTCAG GTGCGGATTCGACTGCAATTACACTGCCGGCCACTAACTGAAGAAAAGTTTAAACATATAATTGCCGAGAACTACTACATGCATAACCATTTCTGGTTTGAACTCGACCATGGACAAACAAGCCGGCTGATTGCCTTATTGAGACCCTTGGCAATCACCCCTGCTAAGTCTGCCAAACCCTCGCCATTTGCCCCTGCTAAATCTGGGCCTGCTAATTATGTTCCGCAGAATACAAATCGAGCAACTGTATCCCGACCTCTTCCATCGCATGATCCTTCTTGGAAATCTAAAACCTTTAAAATGCTTGAATCAGAGTTAGAGGAGCATCATTCTACCCGCTCAAGTATGATATCAGGTTCCAATGACAGTGATTTATTAGATGAATGCTTTAAGCCATTGGATACCTTGGATACCCGTTCAACTGATAAGGAGGAAGCAGCACCAAATGAGAAGGACCTCGCATGGATGAAACTAAAGGAATTTGCTGTTGCTCGTGAAAATCAGAATCTAAGTTGGGATAACAATGTAACTGATACTCCTTATGCGGGTGAGAATTGGTCTGAAGAAAAGCATTCAGAGGACAAGGAAGAGAATCCTAGTTCTCCATTACAGAAGGAGGAGAGTTCCAGTTATCCATCTGAGAAGGAGGAGAATTCTAGCTCTCCATTTGAGCATCAATTCGACATAGCTCAG TTGGTGCAAGAGATAAAAGCACTGGCGGATTTCAAAACAACGCAagctgaaaaaaataattacctGGAGCAAAAGCTG ATAGAGGCAGAATTGCAAATTCAGCTTCTGAAAGACCGTTGTGCACTGTTGGAATCTACACATGATATTCCTCCGACAAATGTTGAGGAGAAAGTAATCAGTCCAACTGCTGAGCTGCATTTAGATGCCAaagattcattttatttaataggCGGCTCATATGGAGAATCGTCTATAGCACACATGGATATGTTTTGTACTTCTCAGAATGTGATCAAATCTCTCAAGCCTATGAACTGTCTCCGATCATATGCTTCAGTTGTAGAGTTCAATGGTCAGATTTATGTTTTCGGTGGTGGAGATGACCGTGTTTGGTTTGACTCAG TCGAATCATACAACCCAATTTCTGATAACTGGACCTTGTGTCCCTCTATGAACCGAAAGAAAGGGAGCTTGTCTGGTGCTGCTTTGAACGATAAAATATTTGCTGTTGGAGGTGGCAATGGTCTTGAGTCCTTCTCAGACGTCGAGATGCTTGATTTTGACATTGGGCGGTGGATCCCCACACGTTCAATGCTAGACAAG AGATTTACTCTTGCGGCAGTGGAACTCAATGGTGCAATTTACGCTACTGGTGGATATGATGGAAATTACTatttaaa TTCTGCGGAAAGATTTGATCCTAGGGAACATGCTTGGTCCAAAATAGCAAACATGAATACAAACCGGGGCTGTCATGCAATGGTTGTTCTAaatgaaaaatt GTACACATTAGGAGGATTTGATGGAGAAACAATGGTTTCAAGTGTTGAGGTCTTTGATCCTCGTCTCGAGAAATGGATGGTGGAGGAAGCAATAATGAATCATGCTAGGGGGTATTTTGCTGCTGCAACGGTCAAAGATTCCATCTTTGTGATTGGAGGTGTTAATGGTTGTCAGACTATGGTAGATACT GTTGAGAATTATGAGGAAGGTAAAGGATGGAAGGAAGTTTATACATCGCCAAATATGAAGAGGTCTTTCATGTCAGCTATTGCCTGCAGTCATTAA